From a single Coriobacteriaceae bacterium genomic region:
- a CDS encoding helix-turn-helix domain-containing protein — translation MSDFIVAPGEIIKEYLDARGLTQKEVSKRTGVSERHLSQLLNGKTRLTEDMALKLEKVMPDVPASFWLNYEVKYQEYLAREREEAHLEELDLKEIAKRFHFKEAFGRVGGMSLVEQAIAMLKILGITDFDRYGNAVPDGIEFMQDGGDSEAVVVWLGLCKEEIEEQNDTENSPEYSKKDFVDAISYLKDVASNTDFMASLKSCRMLLNSVGVYLVYRPAIANAKVRGALTYYLGHPTIYISGRYKTHGDAWFAIAHEIGHLLDGLGQKGTDISIDDPKFKSSDEDDARANVYARKFFVDEDSYQSFASTGDFSSAAVKSFAASQGTPPGIVVAFLQHDGFVPFAELNDLKDRFN, via the coding sequence ATGAGTGATTTCATCGTCGCGCCCGGCGAGATCATCAAGGAATACCTTGATGCGCGTGGTTTGACCCAAAAGGAAGTTTCGAAGCGTACCGGCGTGAGCGAGCGCCACCTCTCCCAGCTTCTGAACGGGAAGACCAGGCTTACCGAGGACATGGCGCTGAAGCTTGAGAAGGTCATGCCCGACGTTCCCGCGAGTTTTTGGCTTAACTATGAGGTCAAGTATCAGGAGTACCTTGCCCGCGAACGCGAGGAGGCGCATCTGGAGGAGCTTGACCTTAAGGAGATCGCCAAGAGGTTTCATTTCAAGGAGGCTTTTGGACGTGTGGGCGGCATGTCCCTCGTTGAGCAGGCTATCGCGATGCTGAAGATACTCGGCATTACGGACTTTGACCGCTATGGGAATGCCGTTCCCGACGGAATCGAGTTCATGCAAGATGGTGGCGATTCCGAAGCCGTTGTGGTTTGGCTGGGGCTCTGCAAAGAAGAGATTGAGGAGCAGAACGACACTGAGAACTCTCCCGAATACTCCAAGAAGGATTTTGTCGATGCCATCTCCTATTTGAAGGACGTGGCCTCTAACACCGATTTCATGGCTTCGCTGAAGAGCTGCCGCATGCTGCTCAACTCGGTTGGCGTTTACTTGGTTTATAGGCCGGCTATCGCCAACGCCAAGGTACGAGGCGCCCTAACGTATTATCTCGGGCATCCGACTATTTACATCAGCGGACGCTACAAGACCCATGGCGATGCATGGTTTGCGATTGCTCATGAGATTGGGCATCTCCTCGACGGGCTTGGACAGAAGGGTACAGACATTTCTATTGATGACCCAAAGTTCAAGAGTTCTGACGAGGACGACGCGCGTGCCAATGTGTATGCGAGAAAGTTTTTTGTAGACGAGGACAGCTATCAGTCGTTCGCATCTACTGGAGATTTTTCCAGCGCCGCCGTAAAGAGCTTTGCCGCTTCTCAGGGAACGCCTCCGGGGATCGTCGTCGCCTTCCTGCAGCATGACGGCTTTGTGCCATTTGCTGAACTGAACGATTTGAAGGATCGCTTTAACTAG
- a CDS encoding recombinase family protein, protein MATVYGYARVSSRDQNLNRQLDALGAYGVGSANIYADHASGKDFDRPRYRELLHVLGDGDVLVVLSIDRLGRNYSEILEEWRRITKELGVAIVVLDMPLLDTRARASGAPDVTNTLIADIVLQLLSYVAQVERENIHRRQAEGIAAARARGVRFGRPRKPCPPQFELVRDSYEAGDITRSQAAKCLGVCVGTFDRWMREAG, encoded by the coding sequence ATGGCGACGGTGTACGGTTATGCGCGGGTGAGCTCGCGCGATCAGAATCTGAACCGGCAGCTGGATGCGCTTGGCGCCTATGGCGTGGGCTCGGCGAATATTTATGCCGACCATGCGAGCGGCAAGGACTTCGACCGCCCGCGGTATCGCGAGCTGCTGCACGTCCTGGGAGACGGGGACGTGCTGGTGGTGCTTTCTATCGACCGACTTGGCCGTAATTACTCCGAGATTCTTGAGGAATGGCGACGCATTACCAAGGAGCTCGGGGTTGCCATTGTGGTGTTGGACATGCCATTGCTTGACACGCGCGCCAGGGCTAGCGGCGCGCCGGATGTGACCAACACCCTGATTGCCGATATTGTGCTGCAACTGCTGAGCTACGTGGCGCAGGTGGAGCGCGAGAATATCCATCGGCGCCAGGCGGAGGGGATCGCGGCGGCGCGGGCGCGAGGGGTTCGTTTCGGTCGACCTCGCAAGCCGTGCCCTCCTCAGTTTGAGCTGGTGCGCGATAGCTATGAGGCAGGCGATATTACCCGCAGCCAGGCAGCAAAGTGCCTGGGCGTGTGCGTGGGGACGTTCGATCGCTGGATGCGCGAGGCGGGGTAG
- a CDS encoding transketolase family protein: MADVKKIATRVSYGEALVELANEHDDFVVLDADLAAATQTGKFKAACPDRFFDVGIAESNLMGVAAGIATTGRVAFASTFAMFAAGRAFEQVRNSIGYPHLNVKIGATHAGISVGEDGATHQCCEDIALMRVIPGMTVIVPADDIEARAVTRAAYECDGPVYMRFARLASPVINDPETYKFELGKGIVMREGADVTIIACGLMVGEALEAAEQLAAEGIDAEVINMHTIKPIDADLIVKSATKTGHVVTVEEHSVIGGLGSAVADVLCEQCPTPLKKIGVNDTFGESGPGAELLHKYGLDAANIVATTKEFLA; encoded by the coding sequence ATGGCAGACGTCAAGAAAATCGCCACGCGCGTAAGCTACGGCGAGGCCCTCGTCGAGCTCGCCAACGAGCACGACGACTTTGTGGTCCTCGATGCCGACCTGGCTGCCGCCACGCAGACCGGCAAGTTTAAGGCCGCCTGCCCCGATCGTTTCTTTGATGTGGGCATTGCCGAGAGCAACCTGATGGGTGTCGCCGCCGGTATCGCAACCACCGGTCGCGTTGCCTTCGCGAGCACCTTTGCCATGTTTGCCGCCGGCCGCGCCTTTGAGCAGGTCCGCAACTCTATCGGCTACCCGCACCTCAACGTTAAGATCGGTGCCACGCACGCCGGTATCTCGGTGGGCGAGGATGGCGCCACGCACCAGTGCTGCGAGGATATCGCCCTTATGCGCGTCATCCCCGGCATGACCGTTATCGTTCCTGCCGACGACATCGAGGCCCGTGCCGTGACGCGCGCCGCCTACGAGTGCGACGGTCCGGTGTACATGCGCTTTGCCCGTCTGGCCTCGCCGGTTATCAACGACCCCGAGACCTACAAGTTCGAGTTGGGTAAGGGCATTGTCATGCGCGAGGGCGCCGATGTGACCATCATCGCCTGCGGCCTGATGGTCGGCGAGGCTCTCGAGGCCGCCGAGCAGCTCGCTGCCGAGGGTATCGACGCCGAGGTCATCAACATGCACACCATCAAGCCCATCGATGCCGACCTGATCGTCAAGAGCGCCACCAAGACCGGCCACGTCGTGACCGTCGAGGAGCACTCTGTGATCGGTGGCCTGGGCAGCGCCGTTGCCGACGTCCTGTGCGAGCAGTGCCCGACGCCGCTCAAGAAGATCGGCGTCAACGACACTTTCGGTGAGTCTGGCCCGGGTGCCGAGCTCCTGCACAAGTACGGCCTGGACGCCGCCAACATCGTGGCGACCACCAAGGAGTTCTTGGCGTAA
- a CDS encoding type II toxin-antitoxin system RelE/ParE family toxin: protein MDIEYASKSLEKSLKDQRAITRNYGKIAKNLIHRLSDLRVANDLSQITHLPPPRRHKLTGNFEGCWGIDLSKNMRLVIRPVGEFDPDDLTTITSVCIVDIQDYH, encoded by the coding sequence ATGGATATCGAATATGCAAGCAAGTCGCTGGAGAAGAGCCTTAAGGATCAGAGGGCGATAACGAGGAACTACGGCAAGATAGCCAAGAACCTCATTCATCGTCTTTCCGATCTGCGGGTTGCGAATGACCTTTCGCAGATTACCCATCTGCCGCCGCCGCGCAGGCACAAGCTGACCGGCAACTTTGAGGGCTGTTGGGGAATCGACCTCAGCAAGAACATGAGACTGGTCATCCGTCCCGTCGGGGAGTTTGACCCGGATGACCTTACGACGATCACCAGCGTCTGCATCGTGGATATTCAGGACTACCACTGA
- a CDS encoding ABC transporter ATP-binding protein produces MELRLDRLTKQFGSHIAVDRVSFSFTPGVYGLLGANGAGKTTLMRMICDVMRPTSGSVLFGGTPIDQLGDGYRARLGYLPQDFGYYPDFTACDFMMYLASLKGLTAQQAKVRTRELLGVVGLAEAAKRKVKTFSGGMKQRLGIAQAVLNDPSVLVLDEPTAGLDPKERVRFRNLISSLAQDKIVILSTHIVSDVEYIADEILVMRAGGIITTGTVDEITGDIRGCVWECTVAPREADAMSASLTVGNIHYAQDGSAIVRVVAQQRPHPSARAVEPTLEDVYLYLFQEQSGGLPVSRTKAEAGRDAIARRKGARRG; encoded by the coding sequence ATGGAACTCAGGCTTGACAGGCTCACCAAGCAGTTCGGCAGCCATATCGCCGTCGACCGCGTGAGCTTCAGCTTCACGCCCGGCGTCTACGGCCTACTCGGGGCCAACGGCGCAGGCAAGACCACGCTCATGCGCATGATATGCGACGTCATGAGGCCGACATCGGGAAGCGTGTTGTTCGGGGGCACCCCCATAGACCAGCTTGGCGACGGCTATCGGGCGCGCCTCGGGTACCTGCCCCAGGACTTCGGCTACTACCCGGACTTCACGGCCTGCGATTTCATGATGTACCTGGCATCGCTCAAGGGGCTCACCGCGCAGCAGGCGAAAGTGCGTACGCGCGAACTCCTGGGAGTTGTCGGTCTCGCAGAGGCCGCAAAGCGGAAGGTCAAGACCTTCTCCGGCGGCATGAAGCAGCGGCTCGGCATCGCCCAGGCGGTGCTCAACGACCCGTCTGTCCTCGTGCTCGACGAGCCCACCGCAGGGCTCGACCCCAAGGAGCGCGTCCGCTTCCGCAACCTCATATCCTCTCTCGCCCAAGACAAGATCGTCATCCTTTCCACGCACATCGTCTCTGATGTGGAGTACATCGCCGACGAGATCCTCGTGATGCGCGCTGGCGGCATCATCACGACGGGCACGGTCGACGAGATCACAGGGGACATCAGGGGATGCGTCTGGGAGTGCACTGTCGCCCCGAGGGAGGCAGACGCCATGTCGGCATCGCTCACGGTGGGCAACATCCACTACGCCCAGGACGGCTCTGCCATTGTTCGCGTGGTGGCGCAGCAGCGCCCGCATCCGAGCGCGCGCGCCGTGGAGCCGACGCTGGAGGACGTCTACCTCTACCTCTTCCAGGAGCAGTCCGGGGGCCTGCCGGTTTCGCGGACGAAAGCGGAAGCGGGACGGGACGCAATCGCACGCAGGAAAGGAGCGCGCCGTGGGTAG
- the ftsE gene encoding cell division ATP-binding protein FtsE gives MGNHFRTSGAGDDAPKTQTGVQGSRFATPDSEGQPVAQAPTQPADQAQPASDPFAYNPTSDVALSGTAGFEPVQAVTARVEQPQAGAATPQPTMAGIPDPMAPATPVPQPAQSGLFAAIPDPTQPAAPVVESDQAAEVASLDNALNNPDFTSVFAPIDPQASRKKMAKQAGVEPVILMEHVTKIYPAQPNKPALDDINIEIYPGEFVFLVGHSGSGKTTLLSTLNRDVKPTSGRILVAGQDLMKIKNRKVPFLRRQIGAVFQDFKLLPQKTAYENVAFALQCIGKPKGVIRSQVPEVLRLVGLADQMDSLPDQLSGGEQQRVAVARAMVNRPPLLICDEPTGNLDPAISLGIMKLLERINRTGTTVIVATHDREMVDSMHRRVIALEGGHVIRDQERGGYGNYGTN, from the coding sequence GTGGGTAACCACTTCCGTACCTCCGGTGCGGGCGATGATGCCCCCAAGACGCAGACAGGCGTCCAGGGCAGTCGTTTCGCCACTCCGGATTCAGAGGGCCAGCCTGTTGCTCAGGCCCCCACTCAGCCGGCAGATCAGGCACAGCCGGCATCCGATCCCTTTGCCTACAATCCCACCAGCGATGTCGCGCTTTCCGGCACGGCGGGTTTTGAGCCCGTTCAGGCCGTGACCGCTCGCGTGGAGCAGCCTCAGGCTGGCGCCGCCACGCCGCAGCCTACCATGGCCGGCATTCCCGACCCCATGGCCCCTGCGACGCCGGTTCCTCAGCCTGCGCAGTCCGGTCTCTTTGCCGCCATTCCCGATCCCACGCAGCCTGCTGCCCCGGTGGTCGAGAGCGATCAGGCAGCCGAGGTCGCAAGCCTCGATAACGCGCTCAACAACCCCGATTTTACGTCGGTGTTTGCGCCCATCGATCCGCAGGCCAGCCGCAAGAAGATGGCCAAGCAGGCCGGTGTCGAGCCCGTCATCCTTATGGAGCATGTCACCAAGATCTATCCGGCACAGCCCAACAAGCCTGCACTTGACGACATCAACATTGAGATCTATCCGGGCGAGTTCGTCTTCCTGGTCGGTCACTCCGGCTCGGGTAAGACCACGCTGCTGTCGACGCTCAACCGCGACGTCAAGCCGACGAGCGGTCGCATCCTGGTTGCCGGTCAGGACCTCATGAAGATCAAGAACCGCAAGGTTCCGTTCCTGCGCCGCCAGATTGGCGCCGTGTTCCAGGACTTTAAGCTTCTGCCGCAAAAGACCGCCTACGAAAACGTGGCGTTTGCCCTGCAGTGCATCGGCAAGCCCAAGGGCGTCATTCGCAGCCAGGTGCCCGAGGTGCTGCGTCTGGTCGGTCTGGCCGATCAGATGGACTCGCTGCCCGACCAACTTTCCGGTGGCGAGCAGCAGCGCGTCGCCGTCGCCCGCGCTATGGTCAACCGTCCGCCGCTGCTGATCTGCGACGAGCCCACGGGCAACCTCGACCCGGCGATCTCGCTGGGCATCATGAAGCTGCTCGAGCGTATTAACCGCACCGGCACGACCGTGATCGTGGCTACGCACGACCGCGAGATGGTCGATAGCATGCACCGTCGCGTGATCGCCCTCGAGGGCGGCCACGTTATCCGCGACCAGGAGAGGGGAGGTTACGGCAACTATGGCACCAACTAA
- a CDS encoding VanZ family protein translates to MARVKQIIGWTAIVLFTATLAGIWVLTEQNAVETSLLSESTARVVEGQATGVQAADVTGEAQTENGMTGGTDSAASNVRSGRLASIRMWVGTNVRRVAHTVEFFFVGLFASVVVVCFSRRPWSVCSRCVPVLLFCAVCSVGDQVHKIFVPGRHFDVIDLGFDAAGYVTAMLLVLLAAVLVRHATRPIGAHARR, encoded by the coding sequence TTGGCGCGCGTAAAACAAATAATCGGATGGACCGCGATCGTTCTGTTTACTGCAACGCTGGCGGGCATCTGGGTGCTGACGGAGCAAAATGCGGTGGAGACGTCGTTGCTGAGCGAGTCCACCGCGCGTGTGGTGGAGGGTCAGGCTACGGGCGTACAGGCTGCCGATGTCACGGGTGAAGCTCAGACCGAGAATGGGATGACCGGGGGCACCGATTCGGCTGCTTCGAATGTCCGGTCTGGCCGACTTGCTTCCATTCGCATGTGGGTGGGCACGAACGTCCGTCGCGTTGCCCATACCGTAGAGTTTTTCTTCGTCGGATTGTTCGCCTCGGTGGTCGTGGTTTGCTTTTCCAGGCGTCCGTGGAGCGTATGCTCCCGTTGCGTGCCCGTGTTGCTCTTTTGCGCCGTCTGCTCCGTTGGCGATCAGGTACATAAGATCTTTGTTCCCGGCAGGCATTTCGACGTTATCGATTTAGGATTCGATGCTGCGGGCTATGTTACCGCGATGCTGTTGGTATTGCTGGCAGCGGTGTTGGTGCGCCAT
- a CDS encoding sigma-70 family RNA polymerase sigma factor translates to MHSFPYGSNGRADAPGRENDSLVGRFAEEHYDKVYRYCARRLPSKEDAQDVTQEVFLRLVRSDALYAEHGKPLAYLYACARNVCADFYRGQRPVGALDEDDVQTIPDVRHADMDGRLTMAGALARLTEEEREVIELRYGQDLPMSDISAVTGKSRFALYRIERRALGRLKELMGEGNG, encoded by the coding sequence ATGCATAGCTTTCCATACGGCAGCAACGGCAGGGCGGACGCGCCAGGCCGCGAGAACGACTCTTTGGTAGGGCGCTTCGCAGAGGAGCACTACGACAAGGTATACCGCTACTGCGCGCGAAGGCTCCCCTCGAAAGAGGATGCCCAAGACGTGACGCAGGAGGTGTTCCTTCGGCTCGTGCGGAGCGATGCGCTATACGCCGAGCATGGAAAGCCCCTTGCGTATCTCTACGCCTGCGCGCGCAATGTCTGTGCCGACTTCTACCGAGGTCAGAGACCGGTTGGTGCCTTGGACGAGGACGATGTGCAGACAATTCCTGACGTGCGGCATGCAGACATGGACGGACGGCTGACCATGGCGGGTGCCCTCGCCCGCCTTACGGAAGAGGAGCGCGAGGTCATCGAGCTTCGCTACGGCCAGGACCTGCCTATGTCCGATATCTCCGCCGTGACGGGGAAGTCGAGGTTCGCTCTCTATCGAATCGAGCGGCGCGCGCTCGGCAGGCTCAAGGAACTGATGGGAGAAGGCAATGGATGA
- the ftsX gene encoding permease-like cell division protein FtsX, whose product MAPTNVGYSFKEAISHFFRNWTTSLGAVITIFLSLFIIGLFIMGSAMLNSVIGTVEDQVVINAFISDDADQADVQAFEAELKTWSNVKSVTYKDKDDALAEYTSKMSGNADATMSALDGQNPLPASFAIEMDDPSKVESTAEKLKDDADFQKIADDGDVNASVLYGQEEVSRLFQVTNYIRIAAVVLVGLLTFIAFIFINNTIRLSITARRREIAIMRLVGASNGFIRGPFITEGVLQAILGSLLSIGVLELLRNLMIPRLQESIGWMSFALPMQYYLVTYAALVLVGVIIGLFGSAIAMRRYLRV is encoded by the coding sequence ATGGCACCAACTAACGTGGGCTACTCCTTCAAGGAGGCAATCAGCCACTTCTTCCGTAACTGGACCACCTCGCTCGGCGCCGTCATCACGATTTTCCTTTCGCTGTTTATCATCGGCCTGTTCATCATGGGCTCCGCGATGCTGAACTCCGTGATCGGCACCGTCGAGGATCAGGTTGTCATCAACGCGTTCATCAGTGATGACGCCGATCAGGCCGATGTTCAGGCTTTTGAGGCCGAGCTCAAGACGTGGAGCAACGTCAAGTCCGTGACCTACAAGGACAAGGATGACGCGCTGGCCGAGTATACGAGCAAGATGTCGGGCAACGCCGACGCTACCATGAGCGCGCTCGATGGCCAGAATCCGCTGCCGGCTTCGTTTGCGATCGAGATGGACGATCCGTCCAAGGTTGAGAGCACGGCTGAGAAGCTCAAGGACGACGCCGATTTCCAGAAGATTGCGGATGATGGCGACGTCAACGCGAGCGTGCTGTACGGCCAGGAGGAAGTGAGCCGCCTGTTCCAGGTGACTAACTACATCCGCATTGCTGCCGTGGTACTCGTCGGCCTGCTGACCTTTATCGCGTTCATCTTTATCAACAACACGATTCGCCTGTCCATCACGGCGCGTCGTCGCGAGATCGCGATCATGCGTCTGGTCGGCGCCAGCAACGGCTTCATTCGCGGCCCGTTTATCACCGAGGGTGTGCTGCAGGCCATTTTGGGCTCGCTGCTTTCCATCGGCGTGCTGGAGCTGCTGCGCAACCTGATGATTCCGCGTCTGCAGGAGAGCATCGGCTGGATGTCGTTTGCCCTGCCGATGCAGTACTACCTGGTGACCTATGCTGCGCTGGTCCTGGTCGGCGTGATTATCGGTCTCTTTGGTTCTGCCATCGCCATGCGCCGCTATCTGCGCGTGTAG
- a CDS encoding RNB domain-containing ribonuclease: MGRNNKHKHGARNKRGPVRSERRPSLTGRVQLHEHSAYVITENGDYKVMGRGKREIMDGDTVAVSIKNSPHGERRAVIEGVVERAAISVVGTYQTAGPLGVIEPLDSRLKADFFILPEDTSAERLGVHPGDAVVARILTYPTRLESGTVTIERRIGGDDAPDLGVQYVMARYGYTDSYPEAALAEAEGLSLDVAAALKDPLRRDLRDRFIITIDPVDARDFDDAISLERTPDGGYKLGVHIADVSHYVSWDGHIDLEARHRTTSVYLADRVLPMLPERLSNDLCSLRPDEDRLAFTVDIELDAQGRVRHYDPYPSVIRSRVRMDYDGAEALLVRAGAVEYGVLEGAAEDVAAVETSREEALERGLACEETARGYNVDLGDFLVAANELAELRRHIRRVRGSVDFDTAEIRALLDEDGVPVQIVARERSCATSLIEEAMLLANECVAEWLADRDIEACYRVHEDPSPDSLHGAAVALAQLGIIDDRRAAGIALGNPDELQAAVDAAAGTANAPLVNALLLRSMQRALYKPRNEGHFALAAPCYCHFTSPIRRYPDLVVHRVLKLQLAYEQLGGKDALARTPRLIGKGRESLPRILPQICRACSDAERAADAASHATQKIKIAQYYEDRLGERYAGTVSWVSSMGLFVRLDLTQVEGLVSIKSLGNEWFEFDEDALTLTGADTGTRYELGQRVVIEVSRVNTTRGHLDFKLIH; encoded by the coding sequence ATGGGGCGCAACAACAAGCATAAGCACGGTGCCCGCAACAAGCGTGGACCGGTGCGCAGCGAGCGCCGTCCGAGCCTGACCGGACGCGTGCAGCTCCATGAGCACAGCGCCTATGTCATAACCGAGAACGGCGACTACAAGGTTATGGGTCGCGGTAAGCGCGAGATTATGGACGGCGATACCGTCGCCGTGAGCATTAAGAACAGCCCACATGGTGAGCGTCGTGCCGTGATTGAGGGAGTCGTCGAGCGCGCTGCCATCAGTGTGGTGGGCACGTACCAGACGGCCGGTCCGCTCGGCGTGATCGAGCCACTCGATTCGCGTCTCAAGGCCGATTTCTTTATTTTGCCCGAGGACACCTCGGCCGAGCGCTTGGGCGTTCATCCCGGTGACGCTGTGGTCGCACGCATTCTGACCTATCCGACGCGCCTGGAATCGGGCACCGTGACCATTGAGCGCCGTATTGGCGGCGATGACGCGCCCGACCTGGGTGTTCAGTATGTAATGGCGCGTTATGGCTATACCGATAGCTATCCCGAGGCAGCACTGGCCGAGGCCGAGGGGCTGTCGCTCGATGTGGCCGCGGCGCTCAAAGATCCGCTTCGACGCGATCTGCGCGACCGCTTTATCATTACGATCGACCCGGTCGACGCGCGCGACTTTGACGATGCCATTTCTCTGGAGCGCACGCCCGATGGCGGCTACAAGCTGGGCGTCCACATCGCCGATGTCTCGCACTATGTGTCTTGGGACGGGCATATCGATCTTGAGGCGCGCCATCGCACGACATCGGTGTATCTGGCCGATCGCGTGCTGCCCATGCTGCCCGAGCGCTTATCGAACGACCTGTGCTCGCTTCGTCCCGACGAGGACCGTCTGGCGTTTACCGTCGATATTGAACTCGATGCGCAGGGCCGCGTTCGCCACTACGATCCCTATCCCAGTGTGATTCGCTCGCGCGTGCGCATGGACTACGACGGCGCCGAGGCGCTGTTGGTGCGTGCCGGCGCGGTGGAGTATGGGGTGCTGGAGGGTGCCGCCGAGGATGTCGCGGCTGTAGAGACTTCGCGTGAGGAAGCGCTCGAGCGTGGGCTTGCGTGCGAGGAAACTGCTCGCGGCTATAACGTCGATCTGGGTGATTTTCTTGTCGCCGCCAACGAACTCGCCGAGCTTCGCCGCCACATTCGTCGCGTGCGCGGTTCGGTTGACTTCGATACGGCCGAGATTCGCGCCCTGTTGGACGAGGACGGCGTGCCCGTGCAGATTGTGGCGCGTGAGCGCTCGTGTGCCACGTCGTTGATCGAGGAAGCCATGCTGCTCGCCAACGAGTGCGTGGCCGAGTGGCTTGCCGACCGCGATATCGAGGCTTGCTACCGCGTGCATGAAGACCCCAGTCCCGACAGCCTGCACGGCGCCGCCGTGGCACTGGCTCAGCTGGGTATTATCGACGACCGCCGTGCAGCCGGCATTGCCCTGGGAAACCCCGATGAGCTGCAGGCCGCAGTTGATGCTGCCGCCGGTACGGCCAACGCGCCGCTCGTCAACGCGCTGCTTCTGCGCAGCATGCAGCGCGCGCTGTATAAGCCTCGCAACGAGGGCCACTTTGCGCTCGCCGCACCGTGTTACTGCCACTTTACGAGCCCCATCCGTCGCTACCCCGATCTGGTGGTGCACCGCGTACTCAAGCTGCAGCTGGCCTATGAGCAGCTGGGCGGCAAGGACGCCTTGGCACGCACGCCCCGGCTCATCGGTAAGGGTCGCGAGTCCCTGCCACGCATTCTGCCGCAGATTTGCCGTGCATGCAGCGATGCGGAGCGTGCGGCCGATGCCGCCAGCCATGCGACGCAAAAGATCAAGATTGCCCAGTACTACGAGGATCGCCTGGGCGAGCGCTATGCCGGAACGGTCTCGTGGGTCAGCAGCATGGGCCTGTTCGTACGCTTGGATCTGACGCAGGTCGAGGGCCTGGTTTCAATTAAGAGCCTGGGCAACGAGTGGTTCGAGTTTGACGAGGACGCGCTCACGCTCACAGGTGCCGACACGGGGACCCGCTATGAGCTGGGGCAGCGCGTGGTCATCGAGGTCTCGCGCGTCAATACCACGCGCGGGCACTTGGACTTTAAGCTAATCCATTAG
- a CDS encoding sce7726 family protein, with amino-acid sequence METMLLDDIELRETAKRLYDSYSTVLSESKLISIIQDVLGDFAPALDSKYAARRTINDLVMGYYPNEATIKANFIDRVLFPLSPANISIFELPIGNSRVDMCKVNGHSAAYEIKTDLDTFDRLEGQLSDYFDVFETVYVVTSDKRWQELPSYVPEACGIYSYSQDARDGSYHFKAQRKAIKSTNLDSEKQLAVMPKRALCETFGIDGGGMSKPAIVQECLAENSQAKINRLFKAYLKQRYGAYWEHFCKVKPRILGIDYEWFYRNRLEPGIVY; translated from the coding sequence ATGGAGACCATGCTACTTGATGACATAGAGTTGAGGGAGACTGCAAAGCGGCTCTACGATTCATACTCGACTGTTCTCTCCGAATCCAAGCTCATCTCCATCATCCAAGACGTCCTCGGCGACTTCGCCCCCGCGCTCGACTCCAAATACGCGGCCCGAAGGACCATCAACGACTTGGTGATGGGTTATTACCCGAACGAAGCCACCATCAAGGCCAATTTCATCGATAGGGTCCTCTTTCCGCTGAGCCCCGCGAACATCTCCATCTTCGAGCTTCCCATCGGCAACAGCCGCGTGGACATGTGTAAGGTCAACGGCCACAGCGCCGCCTACGAGATCAAGACCGACCTCGACACGTTCGATCGTCTCGAGGGCCAGTTGAGCGACTACTTCGACGTGTTCGAGACCGTCTACGTCGTGACGTCCGACAAGCGTTGGCAAGAACTGCCAAGCTACGTCCCCGAGGCCTGTGGGATTTACTCCTACAGCCAGGACGCAAGGGACGGCTCCTATCACTTCAAGGCACAGCGCAAAGCCATCAAAAGCACCAACCTGGACTCCGAAAAGCAGCTCGCGGTCATGCCCAAGCGCGCCCTCTGCGAGACCTTCGGCATCGACGGCGGGGGCATGTCAAAGCCCGCCATCGTCCAGGAGTGTCTTGCCGAGAACAGCCAGGCCAAAATCAACCGGCTGTTCAAGGCCTATCTCAAGCAACGCTACGGTGCCTACTGGGAGCACTTCTGCAAAGTCAAGCCGCGAATCTTGGGTATCGATTATGAGTGGTTCTACCGCAACAGGTTAGAGCCGGGGATTGTTTACTGA